The sequence CTGGCCTTCTCGTGCTCCTCCCTCTGAACTGTAATATCCCCAACCTCACGCCAAGCTATTAATGCTAACAATGCCCCTACTATCGAAAACACCGCAGTTAGCGCAAAGGCCCCAGAGAAGCCTATTAAATCTGAGGCGTAGCCGCCTATCGCAGGCCCGATTATGTTGCCTAGGGAGAACATCATGCCGCGCCAGCCGAGGGTCTCACCTACCCTGCCGACCGGGGCAAGGTCTACCGCAGTTGAGAGGCTGGAGGGGAAGAATATCCCCATCGAGAAGCCGTGGATTGCCCTGGCAAAAGCGAAAAGATAAACGTTAGACGTCAGGGCAGAGAGCACGTAAAGAACTCCAGCAAGGACGCCCAGCAGGTTCCCACCGACGAGGGCATGGAAGCGGTAGCCTTTATCTCCCACGGCGCCGCCTATAGGCTTGGAGATGAGGGATAGGAACGAAGTGACCCCCGCCACGAGACCAACGAGGAAGGGCTCGGCGTTAAGGCTGACGAGGAACGGAGAGACCACTGGCGTGACAACGCTTGTCCCGAGGAAGAAAAAGAAAGTTGAGAAGTTAAGGAGCCAGACGTTCCTCAGAGATGTCACTAAACACCAGCCTCCGGCTCTTTCATGCCCTCCCTCATGAAGGCGTAGCTCATGTGCTTGGTGTTCTTGGCGAAGCCCACGTTGCCATTTGCATCTACCATAATGATGCCCATCGTGTCGGGGCCGAAGTACTTGGTTGCTAAGCTTATTGCGGCTTCGCTAGCAGCCTGGGCGTCCATGCCGAGCCTGACGAAGTCCGTGGCGCTCTTGGCAAGGGCGAGCTTTATCGCCACCTCGCCGAGGCCAGTGCATGAAGCGCCTGCAACCTCGTTGGCGTAGGTTCCACCGCCGATTATCGGGGTGTCGCCAACTCTACCAAACATCTTGAGGAAGACTCCGCCGGTTGAAGTCCCCGCAACGACTTCCTCACCGTCGAAGGCGACCGCTCCGACCGTGCTCCTGAGGACTTCTGGGTATTCTTTGATCAGCTCGTTGAGCTTCTTCCAGTGTCTCGTTTCCCCCTTCTCGATGAGCTTTTTCCTGAGCTCCTCCCACTGCTTGAGCCTCTCATCTGTCACGGGGTCGTACTCCTCGAAGCCCATAAGCCTGGCAAACTTGACGGCTCCCTCCCCTATGAGGAGAACGTGGTCGGTCTTCTCCATGACCTTCCTCGCGACGCTTATCGGGTTCTTGACGCCCCAGATGCCGGCAACTGCACCGGCTTCAAGCGTCTTCCCGCGCATTATTGCCGCGTCCATCTCAACTTTTCCGTCGAGGGTCAGGACGGAACCTGTACCGGCGTTGAAGATCGGGTTGTCTTCGAGGGCCTTAACGGCCTCCTCAACGGCGTCCAGTGCAGAGCCTCTCTTGAGCTCGCGCCAGCCCGCCAGAACGGCATCTCTAACGCCCTCGATGACCTTTGGAATGCGCTCCTCTTTCCTTATTGTGCCGGCGCCACCGTGGACTACTATCGCGACCATGAGAACCACCGGGAAAAGTTTCCTCGAAAGGTTAAAAGAGTTATGGAAACGAATCAACCGGCGGATATCAACAGTATTCCCGCTATGGCTAAGGCCAACCCCTCCCATATCCTTGCATTCGGCCGCTCTCCGAGGAGGAGAACCGCGAGCAGAGAGGTTATCAGGGGGTTAATCGCCGAAACAGGAGCAGAGACCTGAGAACCAACGGCCCGGGTCGCATAAACGAAGAGAAACTGGCCCAGAAAGAGGCCGCTGAAGGCGGCCAGACTCAAAACTTCCAGCTCCCGTAGGGTTACGTTCTTAATCTCTGGCCAGTACCTCGGGAGGAAAACGGAAACACCAATGGCAGCGGAGAACATCCTCAGCCCCGCAAGAGGAAGGGGGTCGAAGTACTTTGTGAGCCAGTCCATCATCGTTATCGCCAGGCTCCACGAGAGGGGGGCGAGGAGGGCAAAGAGAAAGCCGATGGGATCAGAGCCCTCTTCGTCCTCGGCCCTTTTAACTACTGTAATCGCAAGGACTATGAGAAAAGCGCCGGCGTAAACCCTAATCGGAACTTTTCTGCCGAGGAAAAGCGCAGCCCACACAACTGCCCAAAGGGGATATGTTGATGTCACTGGAACCGTTCT is a genomic window of Thermococcus guaymasensis DSM 11113 containing:
- a CDS encoding MFS transporter, which translates into the protein MTSLRNVWLLNFSTFFFFLGTSVVTPVVSPFLVSLNAEPFLVGLVAGVTSFLSLISKPIGGAVGDKGYRFHALVGGNLLGVLAGVLYVLSALTSNVYLFAFARAIHGFSMGIFFPSSLSTAVDLAPVGRVGETLGWRGMMFSLGNIIGPAIGGYASDLIGFSGAFALTAVFSIVGALLALIAWREVGDITVQREEHEKASYRELLRVTFVSASLTLFLFAMSYAGVTTYLPALYKSLSLEQRPFGYYMMVIGTFSFMTRLIGGRSADRRGPLPVTTLGLVLLLIGYLLLNVYTLPPYAYVSAAFIGAGFGLAVPAMQLMALGNLPRRIRTMGSGIYTMFFDLGTLAGQVVLGYVAQVRDYWGVFPVLPLILGGGFITLYAPVVWGKFNAR
- a CDS encoding isoaspartyl peptidase/L-asparaginase family protein; translated protein: MVAIVVHGGAGTIRKEERIPKVIEGVRDAVLAGWRELKRGSALDAVEEAVKALEDNPIFNAGTGSVLTLDGKVEMDAAIMRGKTLEAGAVAGIWGVKNPISVARKVMEKTDHVLLIGEGAVKFARLMGFEEYDPVTDERLKQWEELRKKLIEKGETRHWKKLNELIKEYPEVLRSTVGAVAFDGEEVVAGTSTGGVFLKMFGRVGDTPIIGGGTYANEVAGASCTGLGEVAIKLALAKSATDFVRLGMDAQAASEAAISLATKYFGPDTMGIIMVDANGNVGFAKNTKHMSYAFMREGMKEPEAGV
- a CDS encoding DMT family transporter, whose translation is MSQLILGVLAALGSAFGWAAATILVKIGMRSKSPVSVNIIRLYAASVMYIIAFMFTGSFSDILSSDPKYLIVAFISAQFGFVIGDYFYFNALHRLGVSRTVPVTSTYPLWAVVWAALFLGRKVPIRVYAGAFLIVLAITVVKRAEDEEGSDPIGFLFALLAPLSWSLAITMMDWLTKYFDPLPLAGLRMFSAAIGVSVFLPRYWPEIKNVTLRELEVLSLAAFSGLFLGQFLFVYATRAVGSQVSAPVSAINPLITSLLAVLLLGERPNARIWEGLALAIAGILLISAG